Proteins from a single region of Halorubrum sp. 2020YC2:
- a CDS encoding MFS transporter, whose protein sequence is MAKFGNSVRLLGDREFAALAGTAFARSQAYSTILIALALYADLFGTTGFIEGLFGTAFAIVQLVIVLPLGRKVDTGNAKRWLLGGFLINVAVFVGFALVDSSVHIILVRMVQGLGASVLWITGATVIGEISPDDEQGRWLGSYNQFASFSSLAGDLVGGYLLYAYGFSETYLVLTVVTLAAFALVFAFLRDNPGGRKDPEDAGGIETFRSLLGLPMLRALVFFRFTFSVGKMAVIIFLPIYARTTFGISAFAIGWIMAGGKLTKALTQGFVGDLTDRYERTYLFVAVGALLYGVGTAMVPLAAYFEGTLAPVTVSYLGDSQTLGGAFFALFAAYSLLGIADSIRLPASMSLFVNEGEAYDSVASAMSLRSVSWKVGQVVGPVLVGTTMDWTTTETGFLLAAGFIAFATTGFAWQARGAHRAGREPGAAVPSDD, encoded by the coding sequence GTGGCGAAGTTCGGCAACTCGGTACGGCTGCTCGGGGACCGCGAGTTCGCGGCGCTCGCCGGGACCGCGTTCGCGCGCAGTCAGGCGTACTCGACGATCCTCATCGCCCTCGCGCTGTACGCGGACCTCTTCGGCACCACCGGATTCATCGAGGGCCTGTTCGGCACCGCGTTCGCGATCGTCCAACTGGTCATCGTCCTGCCGCTGGGGCGAAAGGTCGACACCGGTAACGCGAAGCGGTGGCTGCTCGGCGGCTTCCTGATCAACGTCGCCGTCTTCGTCGGCTTCGCCTTGGTCGACAGCTCCGTCCACATCATCCTCGTGCGGATGGTCCAGGGGCTCGGCGCGAGCGTCCTCTGGATCACGGGCGCGACTGTGATCGGGGAGATCAGCCCGGACGACGAGCAGGGACGGTGGCTCGGCTCGTACAACCAGTTCGCCTCCTTCTCGTCGCTCGCGGGCGACCTCGTCGGCGGCTACCTCCTGTACGCCTACGGGTTCTCCGAGACGTACCTCGTCTTGACCGTCGTCACGCTCGCCGCGTTCGCCCTCGTCTTCGCCTTCCTCCGCGACAACCCGGGCGGGCGGAAGGACCCCGAGGACGCGGGCGGGATCGAGACGTTCCGCTCGCTGCTCGGCCTCCCGATGTTGCGCGCGCTGGTCTTCTTCCGGTTCACCTTCAGCGTCGGGAAGATGGCGGTGATCATCTTCCTCCCCATCTACGCGCGGACGACGTTCGGCATCTCCGCGTTCGCCATCGGCTGGATCATGGCCGGCGGGAAGCTGACGAAGGCGCTCACGCAGGGGTTCGTGGGCGACCTCACCGACCGCTACGAGCGCACCTACCTGTTCGTCGCGGTCGGCGCGCTCCTGTACGGCGTCGGCACCGCGATGGTCCCGCTCGCGGCGTACTTCGAGGGGACACTCGCGCCGGTCACCGTCTCGTACCTCGGGGACTCCCAGACGCTCGGCGGGGCCTTCTTCGCGCTGTTCGCCGCCTACTCGCTCCTGGGGATCGCCGACTCGATCCGGCTCCCGGCGAGCATGTCGCTGTTCGTTAACGAGGGGGAGGCGTACGACTCCGTCGCGAGCGCGATGAGCCTGCGCTCCGTCTCGTGGAAGGTCGGGCAGGTCGTCGGTCCCGTGCTGGTCGGGACGACGATGGACTGGACGACCACGGAGACGGGGTTCCTGCTCGCGGCCGGGTTCATCGCGTTCGCGACGACCGGCTTCGCGTGGCAGGCGCGGGGCGCCCACCGCGCGGGTCGGGAGCCGGGAGCGGCGGTCCCGAGCGACGACTGA
- a CDS encoding M42 family metallopeptidase, whose protein sequence is MSREFDFEFDLLRELTEARGVPGYEDDVREVVRREFADSVDRVRSDAMGNVVGTIGGDADYSVAVAAHMDEIGFMVRHVTDEGFVQVDPLGGFDARVLRAQRVTVHGDEDLTGVIGSVPPHTLTEEQQEKDDEVKDVFIDLGRDAEAVDGLVSVGDLVTLDQTTTRMGDRITGKALDDRICLFAMLEAARRIENPDVTIHFAATVQEEVGLRGAQALGVDVDPDLAVALDVTVANDVPQIGDPADAVTELGEGTAVKLKDSSVITSPKVHGRLTEVAEEEEIAHQHEVLPAGGTDTAGFQNAAGAKPVGAISVPTRYLHTVTETADGGDVEATIDLLTAFLESETGEHDYTL, encoded by the coding sequence ATGTCACGCGAGTTCGACTTCGAGTTCGACCTGCTCCGAGAGCTGACCGAGGCCCGCGGCGTCCCCGGCTACGAGGACGACGTCCGCGAGGTCGTCCGCCGCGAGTTCGCGGACAGCGTCGACCGCGTCCGGAGCGACGCGATGGGCAACGTCGTCGGGACGATCGGGGGCGACGCGGACTACTCGGTCGCCGTCGCGGCCCACATGGACGAGATCGGGTTCATGGTCCGCCACGTCACCGACGAGGGGTTCGTCCAGGTCGACCCGCTCGGCGGGTTCGACGCGCGGGTGCTGCGCGCGCAGCGCGTCACCGTCCACGGCGACGAGGACCTGACGGGCGTCATCGGCTCCGTCCCGCCGCACACGCTGACTGAGGAACAACAGGAGAAGGACGACGAGGTGAAAGACGTCTTCATCGACCTCGGCCGCGACGCGGAGGCGGTCGACGGGCTGGTGAGCGTGGGCGACCTCGTCACCCTCGACCAGACCACGACCCGGATGGGCGACCGGATCACGGGGAAGGCGCTCGACGACCGGATCTGCCTGTTCGCGATGCTCGAAGCCGCCCGCCGGATCGAGAATCCCGACGTCACGATCCACTTCGCGGCGACGGTCCAAGAGGAGGTCGGCCTCCGGGGCGCGCAGGCGCTCGGTGTGGACGTCGACCCCGACCTCGCCGTCGCCCTCGACGTCACCGTGGCCAACGACGTGCCGCAGATCGGCGACCCGGCCGACGCCGTCACCGAACTCGGCGAGGGAACGGCGGTGAAGCTGAAGGACTCCTCGGTGATCACCAGCCCGAAGGTCCACGGCCGGCTGACTGAGGTAGCCGAGGAGGAGGAAATCGCCCACCAGCACGAGGTGTTGCCCGCGGGCGGCACCGACACCGCGGGGTTCCAGAACGCGGCGGGCGCGAAGCCGGTCGGCGCCATCTCGGTCCCGACGCGGTACCTCCACACCGTCACCGAGACCGCGGACGGCGGCGACGTCGAGGCGACGATTGACCTGCTGACGGCCTTCCTAGAGTCGGAGACGGGCGAGCACGACTACACCCTTTAA